The following coding sequences lie in one Triticum dicoccoides isolate Atlit2015 ecotype Zavitan unplaced genomic scaffold, WEW_v2.0 scaffold44278, whole genome shotgun sequence genomic window:
- the LOC119346612 gene encoding putative leucine-rich repeat receptor-like protein kinase At2g19210, which translates to MAIKAKYKVHKNWMGDPCFPKTMTWDSLNCSYATASPPRIRSINLSSSGLNGDISSSFANLKALEYLNLSNNNLTGSIPDSLSQLQSLTDIDLSNNQLNGSIPSGLLKRIQDGSLNIRHGNNPNLCIGDNSCQLAAKRKSKLAIYIVVPLLVIVVIILTRIHHKNLVNMIGYCKDGEYMALVCEHMSQGTLQEHIAGSNQSLPWRQRLRIALESAHGLEYLHKGCNPPIIHRDVKATNILLNARMEAKVADFGMSKAFDHHNGNYISTNTIVGTPGYVDPEYQATAKPTTKSDVYSFGVVLLELVTGKPAILSDPEPMNIIHWVQQRLARGNIKGVVDARMHGSYNVNGVWKVAEIALKCTAQTSTQRPTMADVVAQLQECVELEEERTHDFDNGGSKNDYSSWNYNAYASGQSTDVSKKAGFGTELRMPTVGLGLAPTTR; encoded by the exons CTGCAGCTATGCCACTGCCAGCCCTCCAAGGATCAGAAGCAT AAATCTGTCATCCAGTGGCTTGAATGGTGATATATCGTCTTCGTTTGCAAATCTCAAGGCTCTCGAATACTT GAATTTGTCAAACAACAACTTGACAGGCTCAATTCCAGATTCCCTTTCACAATTACAGTCCTTGACAGATAT AGATTTGTCTAACAACCAGCTCAATGGATCGATCCCCTCTGGACTTCTCAAAAGAATTCAAGATGGCTCCCTGAATATAAG ACATGGCAACAATCCAAACCTTTGTATCGGCGACAATTCATGTCAGCTTGCTGCTAAAAGGAAGAGCAAACTGGCCATCTACATTGTTGTCCCCTTACTTGTCATTGTGGTGATA ATTCTAACCCGGATTCATCACAAGAATCTTGTGAATATGATTGGTTACTGCAAGGATGGGGAATATATGGCTCTTGTGTGTGAGCACATGTCACAAGGAACCctgcaagaacacattgctg GAAGCAATCAAAGTTTACCTTGGAGGCAGAGGCTTCGAATCGCACTTGAATCTGCACACG GGTTGGAGTATCTGCACAAGGGGTGCAACCCGCCTATTATCCATAGGGATGTCAAGGCCACCAACATCTTGTTGAATGCTAGAATGGAGGCCAAGGTCGCAGATTTCGGCATGTCCAAGGCCTTCGATCACCACAATGGAAATTACATTTCAACAAATACAATTGTTGGTACACCCGGATATGTTGATCCAGAATACCAGGCGACAGCGAAACCCACGACCAAGAGCGATGTATACAGTTTTGGTGTGGTATTGCTAGAGCTGGTCACTGGAAAGCCGGCCATCCTCTCAGATCCGGAGCCCATGAACATTATCCATTGGGTCCAACAGCGTCTAGCGAGAGGCAACATAAAGGGTGTGGTGGACGCACGAATGCATGGCAGTTACAATGTCAATGGCGTTTGGAAGGTGGCGGAGATTGCACTCAAATGCACTGCCCAGACATCAACGCAGCGGCCCACCATGGCCGACGTTGTTGCGCAACTACAGGAGTGTGTGGAGCTCGAGGAGGAGCGCACCCATGACTTTGACAATGGTGGCAGCAAGAATGATTACTCGAGCTGGAATTATAATGCTTATGCCAGTGGGCAATCCACTGATGTGAGCAAGAAGGCTGGATTTGGGACGGAACTGAGGATGCCAACGGTGGGTCTCGGTCTAGCTCCTACTACACGTTGA